CTCGCCGTGCGCGTCCTGCACGACGCCTTCGAGCTGGGAAAGAAATAAGTTAGGGGCGAACCTTGTGTTCGCCCCTGGAGCACAGACGGGGAGGGCGAACACAAGGTTCGCCCCTACAAAATGGTCTCATCCGGCAAGAAACAAGTCACCCTCTACGACACCACCCTCCGCGACGGCTCGCAGGGCGAGGAGATCTCCTTCACCGTCGAGGACAAGCTGCGCATCTCGGAGAAACTCGACGAGCTGGGGATCGACTACATCGAGGCGGGGTGGCCCGGTTCCAACCCCAAGGATCTGGAGTATTTCCAAAAGGCCCCGGCGCTCAAGCTGAAGCATGCGAGGATAGCCGCCTTTGGCGCCACGCGCCACCCCAGCAAGACGCCCGCGAAGGACGACAACCTCAAGGCCCTGCTCGAGGCCGAGACCCCCGTGGTCACCATCTTCGGAAAGTCCTGGGACCTGCACGTGCACGATGCCCTCAAGGTGGGGCTCGCGCAAAATCTCGAGCTGATCGCCGATTCCCTCGAGTTCCTCAAGAAGCGCGTCGGCGAGGTGATCTACGACGCCGAGCACTTCTTCGACGGCTTCAAGGCCAACCCCGAGTACGCGATGAAAACCCTGCAGGCGGCCCGCGAGGGCGGGGCGGATCTCCTGGTGCTCTGCGACACCAACGGCGGCACCTTGCCCGACGAGGTCGAGCGCATCTTCCGCCAGGTCGCCCGCATGATGCCCGGCGCCTACGGGATCCACTGCCACAACGACTGCGAGGTCGCGGTGGCCAACTCGCTGGCCGCGGTGCGCGCGGGCGCGGTGCAGATCCACGGGACGATCAACGGCTTCGGCGAGCGCTGCGGCAACGCCAACCTCGTTTCGATCATTCCCAACCTGCAGCTGAAAATGGGCATCGAGGTGGTGCCGGGCAAAGGCCTGACGCGCCTCCAAGAGGTCTCGCACTTCGTCAACGAGCTGGCCAACCTCAAACCCAACACCCACCAGCCTTACGTCGGCCAGAGCGCCTTCGCGCACAAGGGCGGCATCCACGTCAGCGCAGTGATGAAGAATCCCAAGACCTACGAGCACGTCGCTCCCGAGGCGGTCGGCAACCGGCGCCGCATCCTGCTGAGCGACCTCGCCGGCACCAGCAATATCCTGCAAAAGGCCCGCGAGTTCGGCCTCGATCTCGACCGGCAGGACCCGCTGGTCAAGCAGCTGGTGAAGGATTTGAAAGAGCTTGAAAACCAGGGTTACGAGTTCGAGGGCGCCGAGGCGAGCTTCGAGATCCTCATGAAGAAGGCGATGGGGCGCTATAAGCCCTTCTTCCGCCTGATCGGCTTCCGCGTCTTGGACGAGAAGCCCACCCATGACGACCCGCCGCACGCCGAGGCCACCATCCAGGTCGAGGTCGACGGGCAGCAAGAGCACACCGCCGCGCTGGGCAACGGTCCGGTCAACGCCCTCGACAACGCCCTGCGCAAGGCGCTGGAGCGCTTCTTCCCGCAGATCGGCGAGGTACGGCTGCTCGACTACAAGGTGCGCGTCCTGCCCAGCGGCAGCGGTACGGGCTCGAAGGTGCGGGTCTTGATCGAGTCCGGCGATGGTTCGTCGAAATGGGGCACGGTCGGGGTCCACGAAAACATCATCCAGGCCAGCTGGATGGCCCTGGTGGATTCCCTGGAATACAAATTGATGAAGGACCCGGGCCTCCGACGGAAAAAGGCCCCAAAATCCCGTACATAAATAGGCAAGCAACATCGCAGGTTTAGCCGGCCGATACCTTCTCTGTGTGGGATTTCCTCAAGGGGCTTGGCGCCTTGCGGCAAAATCCTTTTGAAAATTATATAGTTATATCTATGGATTTCGATTACTCTTAAGGCAGGCACTCCGCCTTGGGGAGTTTTGGGATGTTCCGGAGGAGAACCATGAGACATTTAATATTGAAATTATCCGTCTTGGTCTTGGCCTTGACGCCAGCCTTTGCCAGCTATGCCGATCCCGGCATCAGCTTCGACGGCCCTAAAATCACCGATCGCGGCCAATACGGCGGAAAAGAGCACGGGATGACCTTCCCGGGCGACTTCTCTGTCTATCCCTTCGCGGGCAGCCCCCACGTCGACGCGGCCGTGCCCCAGCTCCGTCTGCTGTGGGGCTTCGAAAACAAGAACAACTGGCCCAGCGCGACGCCCAATACCTATTTCAACGGTGTGGGCCTTACCAACGGAAACTATAATTTGGTCGCGGTGCAGGGACAATTCGACGGCGACGGCGGCGGCCTCAAGGACGTCGTCGTGCTCGATACCGGCGGCTTGAAGGTCTGTTATAACTTCAACGGTTCGGCCTGCGCGGGCGAGTCTGGCGACGTCCCCGTGACCGTCGGTCTCGACAAGCCGCTCACGCTGTGGTCGGCGCGGGTCGCCGATTTCAACGGCGACGGCAAGGACGACGTGGCGGTCATCGGCTTCGATTACAACAGCTTCGACGGCTATGTTGCGGTCGTGGCCGGCACCAACGCCGGCGGCGCCAATCCCTTTAATCCGGACGCCGGCGATCCGGCC
This DNA window, taken from Deltaproteobacteria bacterium PRO3, encodes the following:
- a CDS encoding citramalate synthase translates to MVSSGKKQVTLYDTTLRDGSQGEEISFTVEDKLRISEKLDELGIDYIEAGWPGSNPKDLEYFQKAPALKLKHARIAAFGATRHPSKTPAKDDNLKALLEAETPVVTIFGKSWDLHVHDALKVGLAQNLELIADSLEFLKKRVGEVIYDAEHFFDGFKANPEYAMKTLQAAREGGADLLVLCDTNGGTLPDEVERIFRQVARMMPGAYGIHCHNDCEVAVANSLAAVRAGAVQIHGTINGFGERCGNANLVSIIPNLQLKMGIEVVPGKGLTRLQEVSHFVNELANLKPNTHQPYVGQSAFAHKGGIHVSAVMKNPKTYEHVAPEAVGNRRRILLSDLAGTSNILQKAREFGLDLDRQDPLVKQLVKDLKELENQGYEFEGAEASFEILMKKAMGRYKPFFRLIGFRVLDEKPTHDDPPHAEATIQVEVDGQQEHTAALGNGPVNALDNALRKALERFFPQIGEVRLLDYKVRVLPSGSGTGSKVRVLIESGDGSSKWGTVGVHENIIQASWMALVDSLEYKLMKDPGLRRKKAPKSRT